Proteins encoded in a region of the Haloarchaeobius salinus genome:
- a CDS encoding DUF7563 family protein has protein sequence MPSCDNCGSHVSEQFARVFADEHGEILACVNCSANAGIAEEAKRRAQQP, from the coding sequence GTGTGACAACTGCGGTTCCCATGTTTCGGAACAGTTCGCCCGCGTGTTCGCCGACGAACACGGAGAGATACTCGCGTGCGTCAACTGCTCGGCGAACGCGGGAATCGCCGAAGAGGCGAAGCGACGCGCACAGCAGCCCTGA
- a CDS encoding GIY-YIG nuclease family protein has protein sequence MSSHHVYVLRCADDTLYTGYTTDVERRVAEHDAGEGAKYTRGRTPVELVHVESYDDRGTAMSREYEIKQLSRHRKERLVDD, from the coding sequence GTGAGTAGCCACCACGTCTACGTCCTCCGCTGTGCCGACGACACGCTGTACACCGGCTACACCACCGACGTCGAGCGCCGCGTCGCCGAGCACGACGCCGGCGAGGGCGCGAAGTACACCCGCGGCCGCACACCGGTCGAACTCGTCCACGTCGAGTCCTACGACGACCGCGGCACCGCGATGTCCCGCGAGTACGAGATCAAACAGCTCTCGCGGCACCGGAAAGAGCGGCTCGTCGACGACTGA
- a CDS encoding NADPH-dependent FMN reductase, with protein MTSSPTVLAVSGSLRDTSYTHSALAHVLRAAEAEGADTDVLDLRTADVPMFDPDEDDQGVERYTRQVRVADAVVLGTPVYHGSYSGVLKNFHDYCGFDDYEDTPVALVATAGGGSYGSTLEHLRSTVRGVHGHVIPGQVGIRNASSKFAPDPDEADGRAVTDADIADRLETLGEDIVAAARRFE; from the coding sequence ATGACGAGTTCGCCGACGGTACTGGCCGTCTCCGGCAGTCTCCGCGACACGAGCTACACGCACAGCGCGCTGGCGCACGTCCTGCGGGCGGCCGAGGCCGAGGGTGCCGACACCGACGTGCTGGACCTCCGGACCGCCGACGTTCCGATGTTCGACCCCGACGAGGACGACCAGGGCGTCGAGCGCTACACGCGACAGGTCCGGGTGGCCGACGCGGTCGTGCTCGGGACGCCGGTGTACCACGGTTCGTACTCGGGCGTGCTGAAGAACTTCCACGACTACTGCGGCTTCGACGACTACGAGGACACGCCGGTCGCGCTGGTCGCGACGGCGGGCGGGGGCTCCTACGGCAGCACGCTCGAGCACCTGCGGAGCACGGTCCGCGGGGTGCACGGCCACGTCATCCCCGGGCAGGTCGGTATCCGGAACGCGTCCTCGAAGTTCGCGCCGGACCCCGACGAGGCGGACGGGCGGGCGGTCACCGACGCCGACATCGCGGACCGGCTGGAGACGCTCGGCGAGGATATCGTCGCGGCAGCACGGCGCTTCGAGTAG